A stretch of Lathyrus oleraceus cultivar Zhongwan6 chromosome 6, CAAS_Psat_ZW6_1.0, whole genome shotgun sequence DNA encodes these proteins:
- the LOC127092559 gene encoding MLO-like protein 1, whose translation MTHCKTNPKFDFHKYMIRALEDDFKIVVGISWYLWLFVVIFLLLNINGWHTYFWIAFIPVIVSTLIKLLPFYCSFS comes from the exons ATG ACTCACTGTAAGACAAACCCAAAGTTTGATTTTCACAAGTACATGATCCGTGCCCTTGAAGATGATTTCAAGATAGTTGTTGGCATAAG TTGGTATCTTTGGCTCTTTGTGGTCATCTTCTTGTTGTTAAATATCAATG GTTGGCATACATATTTCTGGATTGCTTTCATTCCAGTTATTGTAAGCACCTTAATAAAACTTTTACCCTTTTATTGTTCATTTTCATGA